The genomic stretch AGTATGTACCGTCGAATGCGTGCGTTGGATAGTTGGTCGGAAATATCTCTTGGCTTGCGCCATCATGCGGATGCTCGAATGATGCTTCAGCGTTTAGCCAATGGGGCAGATGTTGCGCCGCTCATCACGTTAGCCAAATACACGGAGCCTGCGCAATATTATGCAAGGCACTGGGAAAAATGGATTTCTACGCCAAACAAAGGGGATTTGTACAATCAATATGAACGCTTAAATCGGTTCGCCGATGCCTTAGTGGTAGAAAGCTACGCGGTGTATGACATGGAAGCGTTGGTGCGTGGCTATCAGCCAAAGGGCAATGCGCAAAGTCCGCAAAGCAAGCAGGTGCTTGAGCAGCTTTCTGAGCATTATCAGGTGGTGAAAGCCGCGGCGCGTCAATCTCGTGGGATTTTTGCTGCCAATATCGCTTCGCGTGAGAGTGTGGCGCTCGCAGAGGCAACCATAGCATTAGCGGAACTGGGCCTTGAGTTGGTGGAAAAAACTCAACAGGGACAAGTGCTTTCGGCTGCTGAGCGAGCGACTTATCAAGCGATACTGGATAAGAATGCGGTCATTTTTGATGAAACCATTGTGGCGATAGGAAGACCAACCGAGCAGTTACTTCACAAAATTGCACCTTAATGTAGAAAAGCCGTTGCCGCCTGTGACAACAGGCGGCAAGGTAACAAGATGGCTTAACGCAAAGGAAGCGCACAAAGAATGACACAAGGTCTCTTACATTTTTACGTTGGCACCTATACCGATGAACCCAGTATGAGTGACGGCGTGGCTCAACTGGAGCTGAATACTGAAACGGGTGAGCTGATCCCCTTTAACGAACTGGCGACGCTACGCAATCCGTCTTACCTCACGCAAACTTCCCAAGGCTTATATACCTTCAATGAAGTGGCGGTTGAAGAGAACCCGCAGTTGGTGCAGCTCGGTTGTGTCGACAGCAGTGCGATGGCAATAAACGGCAGTTACCCTTGTCATTTAGATATTGACCCGACGCAGACGTTTTGCGCCGTGGCAAATTATGGTTCAGGTAATACCTCTATATATACGCTCGATGTGTTGGGTGCTCCGTCAGAGTGCATTGCAGAGCTTTATGTGGAAGGTGATGGCCCAAATCGAGAGCGACAAACCTCACCACACGCGCACCAAGCGACCTTTTTGCGTCACAGCCCTTTTTTAGCTGTGGTGGATTTGGGTACCGATCAGGTCCATTTCTATCACATTGATGGTCAGCAGCAAGCGTTTACTTTGCATCAGTCACTCAAACTTCCTGCTGGTAGTGGCCCTCGTCACTTAGTGTTTAATCAGGCGGAAACTCGTGCCTATTTGCTGTGCGAATTGACCGAAACTTTGCTGACGCTTGAACGAGAAAACGAATGTTGGACGGTGGTTTCAGAGCAACCTTTATTGCCGGGCGAAGAAAATGGCGCTGCGGCTTCTGCCATTCGATTGTCTTCCGATGAGCAATTTCTCTATGCATCCTGCCGCCGACAAAATAAAATCACGGTTTTTGATGTCAGCCAAAGCGAACCAAAATGGTTAGAGGCCGTGGATTCTCTCGGGGACTTTCCGCGAGATTTTGTCTTATCACGCAATGGCAAATGGTTGCTGGTGGCAAATCAGCACAGCCACAATGTGGTCAGCTATCGTCGCGATCGCCAGACGGGCCGATTAACCGCAACGGGATTCAGTTGCCAAATTGGTAGCCCGGTTTGCTTAGTTGAGCATCAAGAACCTTTTAAATAAAATCAATCCGATAAAGAGAAAATACGATGACAATTCACCGCATTAACCCATGTAAACGCTGGTCTGATATTACCGTCTTCAATGGCATTGCGCATTTTGTGGAAGTGGCTGACAGTGATACCAACGCGGACATGAAAGGCCAAGTGGAACAGATTTTTGCTCAAGCAGAAGCGCAATTGGCGAAAATTGGCAGTGATCGCTCGCGTATTCTTTCGGTGACCATTTACGTGACTGATTTTGCCAACTTTGATGCACTTAATGAAGTCTGGGACAACTGGTTCCCAGAAGGCTGTGCGCCAAGCCGTGCTTGTGTCAAAGCTGAGCTTGCTGACCCAGACTATTTGGTTGAAATGACCTTTGTCGCGGCCGCGGGTGAAGCGTTTCAATAGTCGCTGAGCGCATACTCAACTAGGCAAAATCCACAAAGGTTTCGCCATGGGAAAAGGGACGGAATATCGTCCCTTTTTCATAGCCCTGTTGCGAGTTCGCCACAGGTTGATTAAGGCAAGCTAAGAGGCGCTTTTGATCTGTTTAGCGCTCAGTTTGTCGACGATTCGGCTTGGTTTCATTGGACGAGAATAGTAATAGCCTTGGATCTGCTCGCATCCCATATCGACCAATTTTTTCAATGCCAGCTCTTCTTCAACCCCTTCAGCGACTAAATTCACCTTAAGTTGTAAGGCCAGTTGTGTGATAAGCCACACTACGCGTTCAGCGGTATCGTTACAAAGCATATTACGTATAAAGCTTGCATCGATTTTTATCGTGTCGATTGGGTAGCTGTGAATGTAATTCAAGCTTGAATAACCCGTGCCGAAATCGTCGAGTGCCACTTTAAAACCGCGATCTCTGAGTGCATCCAGCACCATGTGCTCTTTACCCGTTTGAGTCAGTAACACGGTTTCTGTCAGTTCAATCACGAAATCGCAGGGATCGAGATGATACTTTTGCATCATCTTATTGAGGTAATTAAGGTATCGCTCTTCATCATTCAGTTCATACGCAGAACAGTTGACGCCAAGTTTCACTCGATAACCTAACGACGCTTCCAAGTAGTTTTTTGCTCGGCACGCGAGCTCGATGATCCGCTCTCCTAACTGAACAATGAGTCCTGATTGCTCGGCGGCATCAATAAACTCAACGGGCGAAATTGAGCCATATTCGGCACTGTCCCAACGCGCCAATACTTCAAAATAATCCCAACGTGGTTTATGCACGTTGACGATCGGCTGAATCGCAACGTAAATCTCTGTTGCCTCATCGATAGGCTTCGCCAGTTGCTCGCGTATGGCTTCGATTAACTGTGTTTTTCGATGGTATAGCGCGCTTAAATGGGTGTCATAGCACCGAATACGATTGTTAGGGTGCTTTTTGCACTCTTTCATCGCAAGGCTGGCGTTGAGAAATAACTCATCGCTCGTAATAAGGCGCTGGCTTGCTTTGGCGATGCCGATGCTGATGTCAAATCGAACGTGATTGGCGTTGTCTTGATAGCCAAACGCAATCTTATTCAGAATGTGCTCACACACCTCTTCTGGCGTTTCTGAATAAGTGATAAAGGCAAACTCGTCACCCGCCACTCGGTATGCCAAGGCAGGGGCGGGAAGTGCCGATTGAATGGCATGCGCAGTAAACTTGATGATTTGATCACCAATGTAGGTGCCGTGAATGTCGTTGATCAATTTGAAGTTATCGATATCGATGCAAACGAGGCTAAATGGGCGATCGGATTGCTGGGTGAGGGTTTCCAAAGTATCCGAAAGGCAACTGCGGTTAAGCAAACCGGTCAAATTGTCGTGCGAGACTTCGTAACTGAGTTGATTCACCAACTGATCAGAGCGATCACTTAGCCACTTCTCTCGTAAGCCGTGAATAATGATATTGGCGTATATGCGGTGATATTTGAGTATCAGCTGAGGGTCGTGAGGTATAAAGCCAAAGGTAGAGACCAGAATACCCAAAATATCGCCATTATGGCCGCGCAGTGGAATACCGACAAACGCATGCACACCCGCTTCGGCAAATTCTAGCCCTTCTTCTTGTGAGAAATAGCTGTCAGGCACGTTGTCTTGAATCAGGTGACAGTGCTCGATCACCTTGAGAGCGATGCGTTCAAATGGCGTATTTTCTAAGCTATAACGCGCAGCGTTAACGTTGCTTCCCTCTTTGGCATAAGCCAAGGTATTGGCATGGTTGTGGTGTAGATCTATCTCTACGATACAAGTGCAGTACGAGCTTAAAGTGGAATGCAGCTTGAGCGTAACTTGATTAAGCAGCTCGCTACCGTCGAGAGATAGAGTATGAATAAGCTCATCTAAGTCGATACAAGCTTGAAGCGTTGAATCATTCATCTGACGTTTCTCTACCTGATTATTATAATAGTGACACTTTTGTTGCATAACGTTACGAAAACAACTCCGATATGCATCACGTTAAATATCGTTCAGGTAGTAGAAGTTTGCAATGAAGAAAAGTCAGGTTTGCTAGGAAAGTGTTATCTCATAGCGAGTTACTGAGCAGAAAGAGTTAGCACTTTTTTGCTCTATACGGATTTTTCTTGCTGTAACCGCTCTTTAAGGTAATCCAAAAACAGTTTTGTTCTTGTGTGTTGATAGTCCAGTTTGGGGTAGTAAGCGTAAACGGTGGCTTCGTCTGCGTGCACGTTTGGCAGGACCGGAACCAAAGCGCCAGTGCGCAGCTCTTCTTTGATCATCACGTTATTACTGAACAGAATGCCCATGCCTCGTTTTGCACCGTGGAAAAGCGCTTCTGGATTGGTTGTCGAGAAGTTGCCACGCAAAGTCATGCGTTTACCATTGTTGAGTTTCAGCTCTCGACTTGGTTTTTCTCCCCAGATCAGGATATTGTGATTGACCAACTGCTCTGCATTCTCCGGCATACCGTATTTTTCAATATAGCTGGGGGCCGCAAAAAACGTCGCTTTATGTTCAAACAGTGCAGTTGCTTTATAGCTTAGTGAGTTCAGCTGTTCTAACTCGCGACTGATAAAAAGGTCTAGGCTCAGCTCAGGCAGTTGCCCTGGCAATGTGGTAAAGAGCTGGATTTTAATATCTGGGTATTTTTCTAGAAAATCATCCAGATAGTGAACTAAGAACTTGGAACCGACGGCAAGGGTCGCGCCAATTTTCAGTAATCCGGCTGGGCTTTGGTTGACGGAGCGCGTCTCATCTAAAACCGATTGCCAGCCATCGAGTTGCAACTTTGCACGCTGATAAAATAGAGCGCCCGCTTCGGTTTGGCTGATGGAGCGTGTGGTGCGCTTGAGTAACTGAACACCAATCTTCTCCTCTAACCACTGTATCCGCTTGCTGATGGCGGAACTGGTGGTGTTCATTTTACGCGCAGCCGCATTAAAACTGCCTTCTTCCACCACTCTGATGTAGCTGTTTACGCTTTGAAACCAATCCATATTCTTTCCTTTAGGGAACTAATCTCTTTCCGATTGGGGAGATTATCATCAATCAAAGGCCAATATAAACTGTAAATAATTTGGTGTAAGAGAGGAGAGGGGAAGGAATGCTGAAGTCGTTACAAAAAATGCCATTGCTTTTAGCGATGATGATCATCGCGACAGGGCAAGTGGGTGTGGCCATTTATTTACCCTCTCTTCCTCTTATTAACCACGACCTCGGATTGACGCAAGCTGACGTACAAAACGTCGTGACTTTCTTTCTTGTTGGCTTTGGTGCATCGCAACTCTTTTATGGCCCTTTGTCTGATGCGATTGGCCGACGTCCAGTTTTCATTCTCGGCCAAGGGATTTACTTGGTCGGCACTGTCATTTGCATCGCATTTTCGTCCAATATTGAAGCACTAGAGTTAGGTCGATTGTTGCAAGGATTAGGGGCAGGCAGTGCATCGGTGTTGGGGCGTTCTGTATTGCGAGACAGCTACGAAGGGGCACAATTGACCAAAGCGCTCTCTTATATTTCGATTACCGCATCGGTCATGCCGATCATTGCGCCCGTTTTTGGCGGCTGGATTGCCTTTCATGTCGGCTGGCAAGCGGTGTTCGTTTTTGTGTTGTGTTACTTACTGGCGATATTTACGTTGGGCTATTTTGTACTGCCAGAAACCTTGCCTTACGCCAAAAGACGTTTTCGCCCTTTAACTGTCTTGGCGACTTACCGCACTTTGGCCACGAATCCACAAGTGATCGGCAGTGCCAGTTTTAACTGGATGAGCTACCTTGTTAGCCTTGTTTCTCTATCAGTATTCCCTTTCATGATGCAAGGCGAGCTTGGATTTTCTGCCGCAGATTATGGCAGCATGATGATCATTCCATCTGCCGGTCTTTTGCTTGGTAGTGTGACAGTCAATGTCTTGTTGCGTTATTTCGAGGTGAAAAGGCTGCTTGCCGCCAGTTTTGTTCTTGTAGCGCTGTCAGGTTGTGGGCTAATTTGGGCGCCTTTTAGTAGCGTCAGCTTGATCGCTGCCTTTACCGTGATGAGTTTTGCTCAAGGGATGTCATTTCCTCTGTCGATCAGTTTGCTTCTTGGCCCTCACAAGCAAAATGCAGGTTCTGTTTCTGCGTTGTCTGGCTCAGTGCAGATGGTGATGGCAGCTCTGCTTGGTGGATTTTTGGTTGAACACTGCGTTCGGACTCAAGCGCAATTAGGATTGTTTTATATTCTTGTTGCGATGGGGTGTTTTGCCGTGTTGTTGCTCAAGGGCAAAGTCATGACGACGCCGGAGGTACAGAAAGTCTAACTTGATTATCTCACCCCCCGTCACTACAATGCCGCGCAGCAGTTAATGAGGGTTACCCATGCAACAGAATGAGTTTGAACAGTTAGTTAAGCAGGTTTGCCAGCAAGAGAACTTACCTAAAGCACTAGAGCTTCTAAAAGCGTGTGACGATGAGGAAGTTGCAGAAGCGGCAGCATCGCTTTCAGGGCAATTTGCTTTGGCAGAAGTGGATGGTGAAAAACGAATTTATCACGTGACGTTACAAGAAAACGAAGCGGGTGAAGAGACGGAATACGTTGAGCATGTCATGAACGAAGGTGAGCACTTGGTGAAGTTTGCCGCTTGGTTTTTTGATGTCATGTTCGAGATCAAGGCCAAAGAGACCTATCAAGCTGCCGGTAAAACCTATCAGCAACCGAAGCGTAGCTAACGCTGGCGGAATCGCTTTTTAGAACGAAAAAAACGGCAAGATTACTGCCGTTTTTTTCGTTTTCGCGATAAATGTTTTTTATCTTTTCATGAAATAAAATTACCAAATAAATGTGATCTTCGTCTTGTTATCTGATGGTTTTGTAGTAATATTACGAACGTAAACAGAAGAGAAAACATTGGAGAATCAAGATGGGTTATGAATTAGGCGGTGCTTACATCGGTCAAATGATGGCAAAAGACGCAATGCACAAAGCAATGTATGGCAAGACAACGAAGAAGAAAGCGTCATTTATCAGCCGCATGCTAAAGAAAATGGCAAAATAACAGCAAGCTTAAAGCGTTATTTTGTAATAAAGTTTCAAAAAAACCTGGCATCGCCAGGTTTTTTATTATCTGCTTATCTATGGTCAACGTAATCAGTTTGCCATCTCTACGACATTATTCGGAACGACATCAAGCCCACGCTCTTTAAGATAGACTTCCAGCTTGTCGCAACCTCCAATGTACGATCCATCTAGCCAAATTTGTGGTACGGTGACGGGTGTTTTTTCACCAATGATGGCTTTGACTTCTGGAATCATACGATACAGCGCGGCGCTCTCTTTGACGACGTCGTGATATTGGTAGTGAATGCCCGCCGCATCCAACAGCTGCTTGGCTTTTACACAGTAAGGGCAGGTCGCTTTACCAAAAACAATATTCCCCTTGAGGGTGTCGCGCTTTGTCCACTCTTTGATCACTGATTGAATGAGCACGCCACGGTTAAGGGCTTCACCTTGGCTAACCACTTTACCTTCAACCACCAAAATAGGCGCATGCCAAGCGCCGAGCTTTAACGGCTCCCACCAGTGAGATAGCCAATCTTTGATTTCCAACTCAACAGGAATACCGTTGAGCTCATTGGCAAACGTATCGGTTAAGATATCTTTTGTTAACGTACACTCACCGCATGGGATGTTGACTTTAAATGGTCCCCAACTTCCTGCCCAACGGTACAGGGTGATTTTAATCGCTTCACTCATTAAATATTCCTCAAAATCGCTCTATTAGTGTAGTAGAACGCCCTGGCGATGTTTTCCTTTCACGCTATTTTGTTTTTTTGGTTTCCCAATGGGTAATAAAGGCGACAGAAGCAATAATGATGAAGGCACCAAGCCAAAGTCTGCCCGGTGGCACCCAACCAAAGACAAGCCAACCTGCAAGTACGTTCAATGGCAGTTTTGCATGATCAAAAGGCTGAACAAAGGAGGCATCGGCATTGGCATAAGCTTTGACGATGGCCCATTGCGCCAGTGCAGTCATGCAGCCAGCGGCAAAAAGGATCAGCCAAATGGTCGTACTGCTCGGCATTGTGAAATCGGGAATCGCCAGCATGATGTTGAATGGCGTAATCAACAGCAGTAGATAAACCACCATGGTGGAAGGCGGATCGTTGACCGAGAGCTTTTTAACCATCAGTGAATAACATGCCCAAAAGAAGGCTGCGCCGACAGGCAGTAAGGTCGCGAGATGAAAATCATCCGCCCAAGGCTCGAGAATGATCATCGCGCCAATAAAACCGAACAGCGTCGCGCCCCAGCGTGCCACACCCACCTTCTCTTTCAGAAGCAGCCCAGAGCCGATCGTTGCAAAGAGTGGAGAAGTCATTAATAGTGCGATGCCTTGCCAAATCGGCACCGGATAAGCGAGTGCCCAAAGCCAAAGCTGAATACCGATAACCGACAAAAATACTCGCAGTGCATGCCAGCCAAAATGAGAGGTGCGCAGCGATTGGCGAATGCCCAGCGTTTTTAAGTACGGCAAAATCACAATTAAAGCGATGCCATATTGAATCAGCGCAACAGTGGTTGACGGAATGGCAAATTGAATACTGGCAACTTGCGCTAGGCTGTTGACGATAGCGAAAGCTAAACCGGCGGTCAGCATCCACGACGCGCCAAGGATTGGGTGGTGTTGAGATTGCATAGATAATCGAATTCACAAAAAAGTCCGAGAATCATACGTTTTCTGCATGGCGAAGCCAAATGTTTTGCGGCGTACGGGGTAAAAAGAAGCCCCTGAGTTCAGGGGCGCAAATGCGGATTAAAGGACGTACCTCGGTGAGGAGGATAAGAACGAGAAGCACAAACGCTGCCATGCATTTGTACTTCTATCATTGCAGAAGCTGTGCCAGTTTTTAAGTTGTTGATTTTGTTCGTTTTGTATTTTTGAGTATCCCAGAGTCGCACCATAACCATTCAAAAGGCGACAATCATGGTGCAAGGGAAAGCTAAATTTGCAGTAACTGGTGGTTAAATTCTTCCACATCAAGGGGTTTGGAGTAGAGATAACCTTGGAACTCATCGCATTGCTCGCTGACAAGCAACAAGCGCTGCTCTTCGGTTTCTACGCCTTCTGCGATGACTTTTTTGTCCATGTTGTGGCCGAGTTGGACGATAGTTCTTACTAGCATGTGATCATGATGATTGTCGACACAATCATCAATGAAGGCTTTGTCGATTTTCAACACATCAACAGGCAGTTGTTTGAGATAGTTCAACGAGGAGTAGGCGATGCCAAAATCATCGATTGCAACGGTGACTCCCTCACACCGCAAATTATGACAAATCTCGATGAGTTTCTTCGGCTCCTTCATCAATACCGTTTCGGTGATCTCCAGTTGCAGATAACTGGCCGGAAGATGAGACTCTGCCAGAGCGGTTCTAACTTGCAGTTCGATATCGTCATGAGCAAATTGTACGGTTGAGACATTGACCGAGACAGGGATCTTGTAACCCAAATCCAACCATTTTTTGGCTTGCTGACAAGCCTCGAGAATCACCCAGCGACCAATCGGAATGATCTGCTTGGTTTTCTCGGCAATGGTGATGAATTCAAAAGGCGTTATGGTGCCTAGTTCTGGATGTTGCCAGCGAATTAACGCTTCAGCGCCGGTCATTTCTCCTGTTGTGATGGACACTTTGGGCTGATAAACCAAGGAAAACTGTTTCAGTTCAATGGCTTTGTCGAGCTCTCGTTCAATCTGGTGTTGACGGATGGTTTCGTCCAATAGGGCTTCGTCATACCAACGGACTTGGCCGCGGCCACGTGTCTTGGCTTTTTGCGCAGCAATGTCGCTGTTTCTTAGCCATATATCGAGGTTGGTCATGGACTCGTTAAACAGGGCAATACCGGTCGCGTAGGAGATTTGATAAGAGCCTCGTTCTAGCTCAAACGCTGCTGTAAGTGCTCTTTTGAGTTTATCGAGTAGCGCATCGACTTCATCATTAATGCTGTGTTTCTCGTACACCAGCACGGCGAATTCATCCCCTTCCATACGATAGACTTGGCCAAAGCCAAGGGTGTTTTTTCGCAAACGACGAGAAAAGCGTTTTAACAGGAGATCCGCTTGTTCGTGGCCAAAGCTCTCGTTGATCTCTTTAAAAGCATCAATATCTATTTTGAGGAGGGCACAGTTTCGCCCTTGCTGAGCCAGACTTTCGACTTGATTCAGATCCGTGTAAAAGGCTCGGCGGTTTGGCAGTTGCGTCAAATAATCCGTTCGGCTGTCTTCTCGGTATTTGGTTAATTGCAGGTAGAACTTCTGCTGATAGTAGACCATGACGGACGCAAAGGCGGAAATCACCAACAGTTCAATGGCATCTTCAATGAGCTCATCTAAGCCCTCTGGTGGAACTGTATAAAAATAGCTTGCCGTCAATAATAAGGCGACGACAAATGCCCAAATGGTTCCGGGGAACAACAAAAGATAGCAAAGTGGGAGGAGAATAAACGTCTCTTCAATGACGTCAATATCGAGCGGATCGACGATGCCGCCGACAAAAAGGTAACTCGTGGCGATCAAAGCGCACACATATTTGATTTTGTGGGATGGAGAAAAGAGCGCCACAATCATGGCAATGGCAAACAACACGTAAGACCAAGGTAATAGGGTGTGCTCATCCACCAGGGTTTGCGTGATCAACAATACCGCCACAATATAGGCGGCCTTTAATATCAATACGACTTTCGAGTTTGCCACGATTTTACTTCTGCCATCTACCATAAATATCCTCGGTCTGGATTATACAGTATGGTGTTTTTGTGCGTTATATCAAAACGCTTTTCTCTCTATCTGGCCTGCGCTCAGACAAGATGATTGATAGGTTTCCATTAAGTATATAAAACAAAATGAAAATCACCTCTAAACTAGCATTCTTATTATCGCGATAAATATAATTAACCTCACAATTACAAATTAATTCGAGTCGATTCACACAAGATAAGTCTAGGGATGAAAAAAAGCCGGTAGGGATACCGGCTTGAAATGGCTCGATGAAAACAAGCATTTAGAAATCGTAGCGTACACCCAGTCGAAGTGTGTCTTCACCAGAAGTGACTTTGCCGTTTACGTCTTTTACATCATCAAGCTTATTGAGGTAGTACGACAAGTAAGTGCGGAAGTTGCTGTTTAGCTTGTAGTAACCCACCAACTCGAGACCTTTAGTTGCGTCCGATTTAGTGCCGTTATCGTCTTCTTCAGCGAAGGTGTACATCGCGGCAACGCTAAATGGTTTGCTGATTTTGTACTGAACCGCAAATTCGTAGGCGGTGAATTCTTGTTTCGCTTTGTCATCGAGATCACCCGTCGAGAAAGTCGCACCTAGATAAAGATCGTTTAAGGTATAGCCTGCGCCGACAAGGATCTGGTTTTGGCTGCCTTTACCAGCACCGTTATCACCTGTGGAGTAAGCCAAACCAAGATCCAGACCGATAGGAAGAGAGTAAAGGCCACTAATGCCCATAAGGTCGCTATTGTCAGCGTCGCTTGCTGAATAAGTGGCTTCAATTTGCAGAGCATCGAAGCTACCGCGATAGGCAAACGTGCTGTCTGTTTTGTCTGATGACGCGTCAATGAACTGTTGCACACCAGAAAACTCCGTAATATCCGTTAGGTCTGAAACGATGACAGACGCCATATCTTGTTTACCAACAGAAAACGCACCTGCGTTTGTCTTCACACCCGCGTACATGTAACGGTTTTTGAAGCTGCTTTCGCCTGTTTTCTGCTCTGCTTCGTAAAAACCAAAGGCTTGTAGATCGTTACCAAGGTCAGTGGTGCCTTTTACGTTAAGACGCGCACGAGTGCTGTCTTCCATGGTGCCGTCGATCTCAACGCCTTTGTCAGTACCGATGAAATCACCACGGAACTCAACACGCCCACCAATTTTTAGCTCAGTACCGTCTGTTTTATAAACGGTTGCTGCGAAAGATGATCCGGTGACCACTGCGGATAGAATTGCGGTTGCTAAAGCTGCCTTTTTCATTTCTCAATTACCTTTTTATATTCAATGGGCTTACATGCCCGATTCCTGATGCAGCTAAGGTACTGATTAAAAATGAACAAACGATTTCTGTTTCATGACGCTTTCTTTGTGCTTGTATTGCAGTTCAATGAATGATGAGAACGATAGAGCAGCTAGCTCAACCACAATCTGAGCCATAGGCCAATCGGAGAACTGACGCCTGAGGTAATAAACTCAATTTTGCCATTGCGCACAATCACAACGGTCGGGGTCACTTGTACCCCCCAATCACGGCTAATTTTGCCAGTTGGATCATTGATGGTGTCGTAATCATACTGTTGTGATTGTAAATACTGATTAACGCTTCCTTCGTCTCCCGACTGCATCGCCACACTGATCACGGGGTAGGAATCTGCGATCTGGTTGATTGTCGGGCTAACGAGTTTGCAAGGGCCACACCAGGTTGCCCAAAAATAGACAACCACAGGGGACTCTTGACTGGCGCTCAGTAAGTC from Vibrio vulnificus NBRC 15645 = ATCC 27562 encodes the following:
- a CDS encoding glutaredoxin domain-containing protein; this encodes MSEAIKITLYRWAGSWGPFKVNIPCGECTLTKDILTDTFANELNGIPVELEIKDWLSHWWEPLKLGAWHAPILVVEGKVVSQGEALNRGVLIQSVIKEWTKRDTLKGNIVFGKATCPYCVKAKQLLDAAGIHYQYHDVVKESAALYRMIPEVKAIIGEKTPVTVPQIWLDGSYIGGCDKLEVYLKERGLDVVPNNVVEMAN
- a CDS encoding putative bifunctional diguanylate cyclase/phosphodiesterase, which translates into the protein MNDSTLQACIDLDELIHTLSLDGSELLNQVTLKLHSTLSSYCTCIVEIDLHHNHANTLAYAKEGSNVNAARYSLENTPFERIALKVIEHCHLIQDNVPDSYFSQEEGLEFAEAGVHAFVGIPLRGHNGDILGILVSTFGFIPHDPQLILKYHRIYANIIIHGLREKWLSDRSDQLVNQLSYEVSHDNLTGLLNRSCLSDTLETLTQQSDRPFSLVCIDIDNFKLINDIHGTYIGDQIIKFTAHAIQSALPAPALAYRVAGDEFAFITYSETPEEVCEHILNKIAFGYQDNANHVRFDISIGIAKASQRLITSDELFLNASLAMKECKKHPNNRIRCYDTHLSALYHRKTQLIEAIREQLAKPIDEATEIYVAIQPIVNVHKPRWDYFEVLARWDSAEYGSISPVEFIDAAEQSGLIVQLGERIIELACRAKNYLEASLGYRVKLGVNCSAYELNDEERYLNYLNKMMQKYHLDPCDFVIELTETVLLTQTGKEHMVLDALRDRGFKVALDDFGTGYSSLNYIHSYPIDTIKIDASFIRNMLCNDTAERVVWLITQLALQLKVNLVAEGVEEELALKKLVDMGCEQIQGYYYSRPMKPSRIVDKLSAKQIKSAS
- a CDS encoding putative bifunctional diguanylate cyclase/phosphodiesterase, producing the protein MVDGRSKIVANSKVVLILKAAYIVAVLLITQTLVDEHTLLPWSYVLFAIAMIVALFSPSHKIKYVCALIATSYLFVGGIVDPLDIDVIEETFILLPLCYLLLFPGTIWAFVVALLLTASYFYTVPPEGLDELIEDAIELLVISAFASVMVYYQQKFYLQLTKYREDSRTDYLTQLPNRRAFYTDLNQVESLAQQGRNCALLKIDIDAFKEINESFGHEQADLLLKRFSRRLRKNTLGFGQVYRMEGDEFAVLVYEKHSINDEVDALLDKLKRALTAAFELERGSYQISYATGIALFNESMTNLDIWLRNSDIAAQKAKTRGRGQVRWYDEALLDETIRQHQIERELDKAIELKQFSLVYQPKVSITTGEMTGAEALIRWQHPELGTITPFEFITIAEKTKQIIPIGRWVILEACQQAKKWLDLGYKIPVSVNVSTVQFAHDDIELQVRTALAESHLPASYLQLEITETVLMKEPKKLIEICHNLRCEGVTVAIDDFGIAYSSLNYLKQLPVDVLKIDKAFIDDCVDNHHDHMLVRTIVQLGHNMDKKVIAEGVETEEQRLLLVSEQCDEFQGYLYSKPLDVEEFNHQLLQI
- a CDS encoding lactonase family protein; amino-acid sequence: MTQGLLHFYVGTYTDEPSMSDGVAQLELNTETGELIPFNELATLRNPSYLTQTSQGLYTFNEVAVEENPQLVQLGCVDSSAMAINGSYPCHLDIDPTQTFCAVANYGSGNTSIYTLDVLGAPSECIAELYVEGDGPNRERQTSPHAHQATFLRHSPFLAVVDLGTDQVHFYHIDGQQQAFTLHQSLKLPAGSGPRHLVFNQAETRAYLLCELTETLLTLERENECWTVVSEQPLLPGEENGAAASAIRLSSDEQFLYASCRRQNKITVFDVSQSEPKWLEAVDSLGDFPRDFVLSRNGKWLLVANQHSHNVVSYRRDRQTGRLTATGFSCQIGSPVCLVEHQEPFK
- a CDS encoding multidrug effflux MFS transporter gives rise to the protein MLKSLQKMPLLLAMMIIATGQVGVAIYLPSLPLINHDLGLTQADVQNVVTFFLVGFGASQLFYGPLSDAIGRRPVFILGQGIYLVGTVICIAFSSNIEALELGRLLQGLGAGSASVLGRSVLRDSYEGAQLTKALSYISITASVMPIIAPVFGGWIAFHVGWQAVFVFVLCYLLAIFTLGYFVLPETLPYAKRRFRPLTVLATYRTLATNPQVIGSASFNWMSYLVSLVSLSVFPFMMQGELGFSAADYGSMMIIPSAGLLLGSVTVNVLLRYFEVKRLLAASFVLVALSGCGLIWAPFSSVSLIAAFTVMSFAQGMSFPLSISLLLGPHKQNAGSVSALSGSVQMVMAALLGGFLVEHCVRTQAQLGLFYILVAMGCFAVLLLKGKVMTTPEVQKV
- a CDS encoding RidA family protein, producing MTIHRINPCKRWSDITVFNGIAHFVEVADSDTNADMKGQVEQIFAQAEAQLAKIGSDRSRILSVTIYVTDFANFDALNEVWDNWFPEGCAPSRACVKAELADPDYLVEMTFVAAAGEAFQ
- a CDS encoding LysR family transcriptional regulator, which produces MDWFQSVNSYIRVVEEGSFNAAARKMNTTSSAISKRIQWLEEKIGVQLLKRTTRSISQTEAGALFYQRAKLQLDGWQSVLDETRSVNQSPAGLLKIGATLAVGSKFLVHYLDDFLEKYPDIKIQLFTTLPGQLPELSLDLFISRELEQLNSLSYKATALFEHKATFFAAPSYIEKYGMPENAEQLVNHNILIWGEKPSRELKLNNGKRMTLRGNFSTTNPEALFHGAKRGMGILFSNNVMIKEELRTGALVPVLPNVHADEATVYAYYPKLDYQHTRTKLFLDYLKERLQQEKSV
- a CDS encoding DMT family transporter, translated to MQSQHHPILGASWMLTAGLAFAIVNSLAQVASIQFAIPSTTVALIQYGIALIVILPYLKTLGIRQSLRTSHFGWHALRVFLSVIGIQLWLWALAYPVPIWQGIALLMTSPLFATIGSGLLLKEKVGVARWGATLFGFIGAMIILEPWADDFHLATLLPVGAAFFWACYSLMVKKLSVNDPPSTMVVYLLLLITPFNIMLAIPDFTMPSSTTIWLILFAAGCMTALAQWAIVKAYANADASFVQPFDHAKLPLNVLAGWLVFGWVPPGRLWLGAFIIIASVAFITHWETKKTK